A genomic window from Aerosakkonema funiforme FACHB-1375 includes:
- a CDS encoding nSTAND1 domain-containing NTPase — translation MSYYLNRAPMNREALVVGINRYPMLKDKPTSKPRHLMKSAADAEAIAQFLETYGNFRVQRLPAINIEGSWQVDSDPAPRNLIQAQDLKKAIANLFNPPSSSIPDTALLFFAGHGLRSHEGGVTEGFLGTSEANPLRGKWGLSLQWLRQLLQESPVRQQIVWLDCCHSGELLNFAEADPGSRGKARDRCLIAASRDFEVAYEEVGGEHGILTSALLQGLKPENHAESWVTNYSLVDFINKQLATSRQRPIFHNSGGEIILTGEKEKIERAVLMAGVCPYKGLQAFDFNDEDAKYFKGRTALTDLLLDKVRESNFLAVMGASGSGKSSVVKAGLLYQLKLGQRLSGSETWPILIVRPGEHPLKSLARVFVEENLTPPTPLPYEGTEENDTPLLVGSGSSQLEKAEELIAAGAVGLRELVKAKLSKTSETRFFQKTGFLTQKTGFLNQRVVLVIDQFEECFTLCGDIEERQKFFECILGAIKQTDTQLCLVITMRADFFGKCAEQEYAGLSRLIQDSQVTVTPMNREEMEEAITEPAIMVGLEMQRELVEQMLQDVEKSPGMLPLLQYTLTELWQRRQVNRLTLAEYTKLGGVKGTLQNRADEVYQKLSQEEQLTTKRIFLELTQLGEGTEDTRRQIFKSDLVSEKNPQVLVDAVLNQLTDARLLVTSELAARGEAKKTETVVDVAHEALIRYWPLLRNWVNENRDAIRIERKIEAEAEDWERKKKPKDDLLVGSKLVEAENYLKDYAELGLLSSLGKEFIEKSIRRRRNNRRRNVGIVAVFVGAMSAAAVGSTILWFNAEKETVVATLGEKAATVKNLLDVNPVNGLVLAIGATGESKDKLPEVLPSVQSSLLSAIQVPQERNLFKGHENRVTSVAFSRDGKYIVSGSFDKTVRLWDIKGNLIGQPFKGHQDRVTSVAFSRDGKYIVSGSFDKTVRLWDIKGNLIGQPFKGHQDVVYSVAFSPDGKYIVSGSADKTVRLWDIKGNPIGQPFIGHQNYVNSVAFSPDGKYIVSGSLDNTVRLWDIKGNLISQPFVGHQQFVTSVAFSPDGKSIVSGSADKTVRLWDIKGQPFVGHQSAVYSVAFSPDGKYIVSGSDDKTVRLWDIKGKPIAQPFVGHQGIVNSVAFSPDGKYIVFGGEDKTVRLWDIKGNPIGQPFVGHQNYVYSVAFSPDGKYIVSGSWDNTVRLWDIKGNLIGQPFQGHQNYVTSVAFSPDGKSIVSGSLDNTVRLWDIKGNLISQPFVGHQSYVNSVAFSPDGKSIVSGSDDKTVRLWEIKGKPIGQPIGQPFVGHQDGVSSVAFSPDGKYIVSGSRDNTVRLWQAGDWQTWLSVGCDRLREHPVLVHPENEDQKSAAQTCRKYVWKEADASK, via the coding sequence TTGAGTTATTACCTGAATCGCGCACCCATGAACCGAGAAGCTTTAGTAGTAGGTATTAATCGCTATCCAATGCTGAAGGATAAACCCACCAGCAAACCGCGACATTTGATGAAATCGGCGGCGGATGCAGAAGCAATAGCGCAATTTCTGGAAACCTACGGCAATTTTCGGGTACAGCGCTTACCTGCTATTAATATCGAAGGTTCTTGGCAAGTAGATTCCGATCCCGCACCCAGGAATTTAATTCAAGCGCAGGATTTAAAAAAAGCGATCGCCAACCTCTTCAATCCCCCCAGCAGCAGTATACCCGATACCGCGCTGCTATTTTTCGCCGGACATGGGTTGCGTTCCCACGAAGGCGGCGTCACCGAAGGTTTTCTAGGGACATCCGAAGCTAACCCATTGCGCGGAAAATGGGGACTATCGCTACAATGGTTGCGCCAATTATTGCAGGAAAGTCCGGTACGACAGCAGATAGTATGGTTGGATTGCTGTCATAGCGGCGAATTACTCAACTTTGCCGAAGCAGACCCAGGTAGTCGAGGGAAAGCGCGGGACAGATGTTTGATCGCTGCATCGCGAGATTTCGAGGTAGCTTACGAAGAAGTAGGCGGCGAACATGGCATTTTGACAAGTGCGTTATTGCAAGGTTTGAAACCAGAAAATCATGCGGAAAGTTGGGTAACGAATTATAGCTTAGTCGATTTTATCAACAAGCAATTGGCAACATCGCGCCAACGTCCGATATTTCATAATTCCGGCGGCGAGATTATTCTGACTGGTGAAAAAGAAAAGATAGAACGTGCTGTTTTAATGGCGGGAGTTTGTCCTTATAAAGGATTGCAAGCTTTTGATTTCAATGATGAAGATGCCAAATATTTTAAAGGTCGGACAGCACTGACAGATTTGCTATTGGATAAAGTCAGAGAAAGTAATTTTCTGGCAGTAATGGGTGCTTCTGGTAGCGGTAAATCTTCTGTAGTGAAAGCCGGATTACTTTATCAATTAAAATTAGGACAAAGATTATCTGGCAGCGAGACTTGGCCGATTTTAATTGTTCGACCGGGGGAACATCCACTCAAAAGTTTAGCGCGGGTGTTTGTGGAAGAAAACCTCACCCCCCCAACCCCCCTTCCCTACGAGGGAACGGAGGAGAATGACACCCCTCTCCTGGTAGGGTCGGGTTCATCCCAATTAGAAAAAGCGGAAGAATTGATTGCTGCTGGTGCAGTTGGATTGAGAGAATTGGTAAAAGCTAAACTCTCAAAAACTTCAGAAACCCGGTTTTTCCAAAAAACCGGGTTTCTAACCCAAAAAACCGGGTTTCTAAACCAGCGCGTAGTTTTAGTAATAGATCAATTTGAGGAATGTTTTACTCTCTGCGGGGATATCGAAGAACGTCAGAAATTTTTTGAGTGCATTTTAGGTGCAATCAAACAGACAGATACTCAACTTTGTCTGGTCATCACCATGAGGGCAGATTTCTTTGGGAAATGTGCCGAACAGGAATATGCAGGATTATCTCGACTGATTCAAGATTCTCAGGTGACGGTGACACCGATGAATCGGGAGGAAATGGAGGAAGCGATTACCGAACCTGCAATAATGGTGGGTTTGGAAATGCAGCGGGAACTCGTCGAACAAATGCTTCAAGATGTGGAAAAATCACCCGGTATGCTGCCGCTATTGCAATACACGCTAACGGAATTGTGGCAGCGACGACAAGTGAATCGTTTGACATTGGCAGAATATACCAAACTGGGTGGAGTAAAGGGAACGCTGCAAAATCGTGCCGATGAAGTTTATCAAAAATTATCACAAGAAGAACAACTTACTACCAAACGAATTTTTTTGGAACTTACCCAACTGGGAGAAGGAACCGAAGATACCCGCCGCCAGATATTCAAATCGGATTTAGTTAGCGAAAAGAACCCGCAAGTTTTGGTAGATGCAGTATTGAATCAATTGACAGATGCGCGGTTGTTGGTGACATCGGAACTGGCGGCGCGGGGAGAAGCCAAAAAAACGGAAACTGTGGTGGATGTTGCCCACGAAGCGTTGATCCGCTATTGGCCATTATTGCGTAATTGGGTGAATGAAAACCGAGATGCGATTAGAATTGAGCGCAAAATTGAGGCGGAAGCGGAAGATTGGGAAAGGAAAAAAAAGCCAAAAGATGACTTGCTGGTGGGGTCGAAGTTGGTAGAGGCGGAGAATTATCTCAAGGATTATGCAGAGTTGGGTTTGCTGTCGTCGCTGGGGAAGGAATTTATCGAGAAAAGTATCAGGAGGAGAAGAAATAACCGCCGTCGTAATGTTGGTATTGTTGCTGTCTTTGTGGGGGCGATGAGTGCAGCTGCGGTGGGGTCTACGATTCTGTGGTTCAACGCGGAAAAGGAGACCGTAGTGGCGACGCTAGGGGAAAAAGCTGCCACGGTGAAAAATTTGCTGGATGTCAATCCTGTCAATGGTTTAGTGCTGGCAATTGGGGCGACTGGTGAGAGCAAGGATAAGTTGCCGGAGGTTCTTCCATCGGTTCAGTCTAGCTTACTCAGTGCCATCCAAGTACCCCAAGAGCGCAATCTTTTCAAAGGACATGAGAACCGTGTCACCTCAGTCGCCTTCAGCCGGGATGGAAAATACATTGTCTCTGGTAGTTTTGACAAGACTGTGCGATTGTGGGATATCAAAGGCAATCTTATCGGTCAACCTTTCAAAGGACATCAGGATCGTGTGACCTCAGTCGCCTTCAGCCGGGATGGAAAATACATTGTCTCTGGTAGTTTTGACAAGACTGTGCGATTGTGGGATATCAAAGGCAATCTTATCGGTCAACCTTTCAAAGGACATCAGGATGTTGTCTACTCAGTCGCCTTCAGCCCGGATGGAAAATATATTGTCTCCGGTAGTGCGGACAAGACAGTGCGATTGTGGGATATCAAAGGCAATCCCATCGGTCAACCTTTTATCGGACATCAGAATTATGTCAACTCAGTCGCCTTCAGCCCGGATGGAAAATATATTGTCTCCGGTAGTTTAGACAACACAGTGCGATTGTGGGATATCAAAGGCAATCTTATCAGTCAACCTTTTGTCGGACATCAGCAATTTGTCACCTCAGTCGCCTTCAGCCCGGATGGAAAATCTATCGTTTCCGGTAGTGCGGACAAGACAGTGCGATTGTGGGATATCAAAGGTCAACCTTTTGTCGGACATCAGTCTGCTGTCTACTCAGTCGCCTTTAGCCCGGATGGAAAATATATTGTCTCCGGTAGTGATGACAAGACAGTGCGATTGTGGGATATCAAAGGCAAACCCATCGCTCAACCTTTTGTCGGACATCAGGGTATAGTCAACTCAGTCGCCTTCAGCCCGGATGGAAAATATATTGTCTTCGGTGGTGAGGACAAGACAGTGCGATTGTGGGATATCAAAGGCAATCCCATCGGTCAACCTTTTGTCGGACATCAGAATTATGTCTACTCAGTCGCCTTCAGCCCGGATGGAAAATATATTGTCTCCGGTAGTTGGGACAACACAGTGCGATTGTGGGATATCAAAGGCAATCTTATCGGTCAGCCTTTCCAAGGACATCAGAATTATGTCACCTCAGTCGCCTTCAGCCCGGATGGAAAATCTATCGTTTCCGGTAGTTTAGACAACACAGTGCGATTGTGGGATATCAAAGGCAATCTTATCAGTCAACCTTTTGTCGGACATCAGAGTTATGTCAACTCAGTCGCCTTCAGCCCGGATGGAAAATCTATCGTCTCCGGTAGTGATGACAAGACAGTGCGATTGTGGGAGATCAAAGGCAAACCCATCGGTCAACCCATCGGTCAACCTTTTGTCGGACATCAGGATGGTGTCTCCTCAGTCGCCTTCAGCCCGGATGGAAAATATATCGTCTCCGGTAGTCGCGACAACACAGTGCGATTGTGGCAAGCTGGCGATTGGCAAACTTGGCTGTCTGTGGGGTGCGACAGGTTGCGGGAACATCCGGTACTTGTGCATCCGGAAAATGAGGATCAGAAATCTGCCGCACAAACTTGTCGGAAGTATGTTTGGAAGGAGGCGGATGCGTCGAAATAG
- a CDS encoding ABC transporter substrate-binding protein, translated as MKILNICSRYLTIILLSLSLLILTACQTTAPKDKGVTHITVWHGINPPPNRDVFQKVVDRFNQDHPDIEVESIYAGQLDQQLPKILTAIVGNSPPDILSFNTQITGQLVELGAIRPLDDWLNKSPLKSKIMPKLWGEMELYDHVWSVPMFAGNIGIFYRPTLFKAAGITELPKTWAELRQVAKKLTLDRNSDGYPEQYGMLMPLGKGEWTVFTWFPFLLGADGNLVKDNRPNLVNPGAIAALQFWQNLIKDGSTKFSAPERGYEEDDFIAGRVAMQLTGPWTLIMKSKVDFDVFPVPGNRKQATVFGSNNMFVMKTTPERERASIKFLEYLLSDEFQIEWSIATGFLPININAAASPAYQKLLQQKPVLKVFLQQMNAAGSRPIIPGYSRLSESLGRAIESTMLGESPAKALQKAQEQLNLIWE; from the coding sequence ATGAAAATTTTAAATATTTGTTCGCGCTACCTAACAATTATTTTACTCAGCCTATCTTTACTTATATTAACTGCTTGTCAAACTACAGCCCCAAAAGATAAAGGCGTTACGCATATCACCGTATGGCATGGTATTAATCCCCCTCCCAATCGGGATGTGTTTCAAAAAGTCGTAGATCGATTTAATCAAGATCATCCAGATATTGAAGTAGAATCTATCTACGCCGGACAATTAGACCAACAGTTACCCAAAATTCTCACTGCGATCGTCGGTAATTCTCCCCCAGATATCTTATCATTCAACACCCAAATTACAGGCCAGTTAGTTGAACTTGGAGCGATTCGACCTTTAGATGATTGGCTGAACAAATCGCCGCTAAAGTCAAAAATAATGCCCAAATTATGGGGAGAAATGGAGTTATATGACCATGTTTGGTCAGTTCCCATGTTTGCGGGAAATATCGGCATTTTTTATAGACCGACACTTTTTAAAGCGGCGGGGATTACCGAGTTGCCAAAAACTTGGGCAGAACTTCGCCAAGTAGCGAAAAAACTAACCTTAGACCGCAATAGCGATGGTTATCCGGAACAATACGGGATGTTAATGCCTTTGGGTAAAGGAGAATGGACGGTTTTTACTTGGTTTCCTTTCTTGTTGGGTGCTGATGGAAACTTAGTCAAAGATAACCGCCCTAATTTGGTTAATCCAGGTGCGATCGCAGCTTTACAATTTTGGCAAAATTTGATAAAAGATGGCTCTACAAAATTCTCTGCACCAGAACGGGGATATGAAGAAGATGATTTCATTGCCGGTCGCGTTGCCATGCAGTTAACTGGGCCTTGGACATTGATAATGAAAAGTAAAGTTGATTTTGATGTCTTTCCTGTTCCGGGAAATCGCAAGCAAGCAACTGTGTTTGGTAGCAACAATATGTTTGTGATGAAAACCACACCAGAGAGAGAACGAGCTTCTATTAAATTTTTAGAATATCTTTTGAGTGACGAATTCCAAATTGAATGGAGTATTGCCACAGGATTTTTACCCATAAATATTAACGCCGCCGCCAGTCCCGCTTATCAAAAATTGCTTCAGCAAAAACCTGTCCTCAAAGTTTTCCTCCAACAAATGAATGCCGCCGGTTCTCGACCGATTATTCCCGGTTATAGCCGCCTATCTGAAAGTTTGGGGAGAGCGATCGAATCAACTATGCTAGGCGAATCTCCAGCAAAAGCTTTACAAAAAGCGCAAGAACAACTAAACTTAATATGGGAATAA